CGTCTGATTTGCCCGGTAAAGTCACCTGGGAAATCACCGTAATATCACTGATCATCAGAAAACCAAAGAGAATGATGAGCCCGAGATCAATAAATCTTAATAAGTAGCCTCGACGACGCATGTAGTCTCAAGTCTGGATAATGAATAGGGAGCGTAAGAATCAGGAGTCCTGCATTTTCAACTCAACTTCCAATGCTTTTGCAAGGCCGAGTTCATCACATAGCGCTGCAACGGCAAATGCGTCTTTAGCAGAAGCATCTCTGCTGCTACGGATACGCACTTTGAGTGGCACATCGCCAAATGCTTGTTTGGTTGCTACGAGGTGATCTCTCAGCAAGTCAACTGAAGTAATCAGGACTGATTCGTCTTCAATGAGATAATTGCCTTCGGGTAAAACGCCGATGAATACCACTTCTTCGGTGTCCATCGAAACAGGCGCTGTTTCCGTACTTTCGGGCAGGTTGACTTCTGTATCCTGGAGGTTCGATATACTGATAAATCCAAAGAGG
The DNA window shown above is from Bacteroidota bacterium and carries:
- a CDS encoding biopolymer transporter ExbD, which produces VAGTGRHKQVLFAGKLSPFTAIYYTMRASGFILRFVDVVLILLFGFISISNLQDTEVNLPESTETAPVSMDTEEVVFIGVLPEGNYLIEDESVLITSVDLLRDHLVATKQAFGDVPLKVRIRSSRDASAKDAFAVAALCDELGLAKALEVELKMQDS